The Myotis daubentonii chromosome 19, mMyoDau2.1, whole genome shotgun sequence genome window below encodes:
- the LOC132222015 gene encoding thymosin beta-4-like: MAEIEKVGKPKLKRTETQEKNPLPSKETIEPEKQAGES; encoded by the coding sequence ATGGCTGAGATTGAGAAAGTCGGTAAGCCGAAACTGAAGAGGACAGAAACGCAAGAGAAAAATCCACTGCCTTCAAAAGAAACGATTGAACCGGAGAAGCAAGCAGGCGAATCGTAA